From one Aptenodytes patagonicus chromosome 16, bAptPat1.pri.cur, whole genome shotgun sequence genomic stretch:
- the FSCN2 gene encoding fascin-2 isoform X1: MPTNGIHQVLKIQFGLINCESRYLTAESFGYKVNASAPSLKRKQIWTLEQDEADSSVVFLKSHLGRYLGADKDGKVRCEAEQPGRDERFSIITQSDGRWALQSAPHRRFFGGREDRLSCFAPSVTEGELWTVHLAMHPQANLLSVSRRRYAHLSAHEDEIATDSNLPWGVDALITLCFQDKKYSLRTADERYLRCDGTLVPEPGARTGYTLEFKAGKLAFKDCDGKYLAPTGPTGTLKSGRSSKPGKDELFDLEESHPQVVFTAANGRYVSIRQGVNVSANQDEELNHETFQLQIDRDTNKCSLHTNTGSYWTLVAHGGIQAVATEVAANTMFDIEWRGRRVALRASNGRYVCTKRNGQLAAVSDAVGAPPAPGCSGPGSRAGEDEEFTLKLINRPMLVLRGEHGFVCYHRGSNLLDSNRSVYDVFHISFSDGAYQIRGGRGGFWYVANSGSVCSDGDLSEDFFFEFRERGRVAIKGKNGRYLRGDPAGTLRADSESVLRATLWEY; the protein is encoded by the exons ATGCCAACGAATGGGATCCACCAGGTCCTGAAGATCCAGTTCGGGTTGATCAACTGCGAGAGCCGGTACCTGACGGCGGAGAGCTTCGGCTACAAGGTGAACGCCTCGGCGCCCAGCCTGAAGCGCAAGCAGATCTGGACGCTGGAGCAGGATGAAGCCGACAGCTCCGTCGTCTTCCTCAAGAGCCACCTGGGCCGGTACCTGGGTGCCGACAAGGACGGGAAGGTGCGGTGCGAGGCCGAGCAGCCGGGCCGGGATGAACGCTTCAGCATCATCACCCAGTCGGACGGGCGCTGGGCGCTGCAGTCGGCCCCGCACCGGCGTTTCTTCGGGGGCCGGGAGGATCGGCTCTCCTGCTTCGCCCCCAGCGTGACGGAGGGGGAGCTCTGGACCGTGCACTTGGCCATGCACCCCCAGGCCAACCTGCTGAGCGTCAGCCGCCGCCGCTACGCCCACCTCAGCGCCCACGAGGACGAAATCGCCACCGACAGCAACCTGCCCTGGGGGGTGGACGCCCTCATCACCCTCTGCTTCCAGGACAAGAAGTACAGCCTGCGCACCGCCGACGAGCGCTACCTGCGCTGCGATGGCACGCTGGTACCCGAGCCCGGCGCCCGCACTGGCTACACCCTTGAGTTCAAGGCGGGCAAGCTGGCTTTCAAGGACTGCGACGGCAAATATCTGGCACCCACGGGGCCCACCGGCACCCTCAAATCCGGCCGCAGCTCCAAGCCGGGGAAAGATGAACTCTTCGACCTGGAGGAGAGCCACCCCCAGGTGGTCTTCACGGCGGCCAACGGCAGATACGTCTCCATCCGGCAGG GCGTCAACGTCTCGGCGAACCAGGACGAGGAGCTGAACCACGAGACCTTCCAGCTCCAGATCGACCGCGACACCAACAAGTGCAGCCTGCACACCAACACCGGCAGCTACTGGACTCTCGTGGCTCATGGGGGCATCCAGGCCGTGGCCACCGAAGT TGCTGCCAACACCATGTTCGACATCGAGTGGCGCGGGCGGCGGGTGGCCCTGCGTGCCAGCAACGGCCGGTACGTCTGCACCAAGAGGAACGGGCAGCTGGCGGCTGTCAGCGACGCCGTGGG ggccccccctgccccgggaTGCTCAGGGCCAGGCTCCCGCGCAGGGGAGGATGAGGAATTTACCCTGAAGCTGATCAACCGCCCGATGCTGGTGCTGCGGGGCGAGCACGGCTTCGTCTGCTACCACCGCGGCTCCAACCTGCTCGACTCCAACCGCTCCGTCTACGACGTCTTCCACATCAGCTTCAGCGATGGTGCCTACCAGATCCGAGGTGGGCGAGGGGGT TTCTGGTACGTGGCAAACAGCGGGTCGGTGTGCAGTGATGGGGACCTCTCCGAGGATTTCTTCTTCGAGTTCCGGGAGCGGGGACGCGTCGCCATCAAAGGGAAGAACGGCCGGTATCTACGCGGGGACCCGGCTGGCACCCTGCGCGCCGACAGCGAGTCCGTGCTGCGGGCCACGCTCTGGGAGTACTGA
- the FSCN2 gene encoding fascin-2 isoform X3 — protein MPTNGIHQVLKIQFGLINCESRYLTAESFGYKVNASAPSLKRKQIWTLEQDEADSSVVFLKSHLGRYLGADKDGKVRCEAEQPGRDERFSIITQSDGRWALQSAPHRRFFGGREDRLSCFAPSVTEGELWTVHLAMHPQANLLSVSRRRYAHLSAHEDEIATDSNLPWGVDALITLCFQDKKYSLRTADERYLRCDGTLVPEPGARTGYTLEFKAGKLAFKDCDGKYLAPTGPTGTLKSGRSSKPGKDELFDLEESHPQVVFTAANGRYVSIRQGVNVSANQDEELNHETFQLQIDRDTNKCSLHTNTGSYWTLVAHGGIQAVATEVAANTMFDIEWRGRRVALRASNGRYVCTKRNGQLAAVSDAVGEDEEFTLKLINRPMLVLRGEHGFVCYHRGSNLLDSNRSVYDVFHISFSDGAYQIRGGRGGFWYVANSGSVCSDGDLSEDFFFEFRERGRVAIKGKNGRYLRGDPAGTLRADSESVLRATLWEY, from the exons ATGCCAACGAATGGGATCCACCAGGTCCTGAAGATCCAGTTCGGGTTGATCAACTGCGAGAGCCGGTACCTGACGGCGGAGAGCTTCGGCTACAAGGTGAACGCCTCGGCGCCCAGCCTGAAGCGCAAGCAGATCTGGACGCTGGAGCAGGATGAAGCCGACAGCTCCGTCGTCTTCCTCAAGAGCCACCTGGGCCGGTACCTGGGTGCCGACAAGGACGGGAAGGTGCGGTGCGAGGCCGAGCAGCCGGGCCGGGATGAACGCTTCAGCATCATCACCCAGTCGGACGGGCGCTGGGCGCTGCAGTCGGCCCCGCACCGGCGTTTCTTCGGGGGCCGGGAGGATCGGCTCTCCTGCTTCGCCCCCAGCGTGACGGAGGGGGAGCTCTGGACCGTGCACTTGGCCATGCACCCCCAGGCCAACCTGCTGAGCGTCAGCCGCCGCCGCTACGCCCACCTCAGCGCCCACGAGGACGAAATCGCCACCGACAGCAACCTGCCCTGGGGGGTGGACGCCCTCATCACCCTCTGCTTCCAGGACAAGAAGTACAGCCTGCGCACCGCCGACGAGCGCTACCTGCGCTGCGATGGCACGCTGGTACCCGAGCCCGGCGCCCGCACTGGCTACACCCTTGAGTTCAAGGCGGGCAAGCTGGCTTTCAAGGACTGCGACGGCAAATATCTGGCACCCACGGGGCCCACCGGCACCCTCAAATCCGGCCGCAGCTCCAAGCCGGGGAAAGATGAACTCTTCGACCTGGAGGAGAGCCACCCCCAGGTGGTCTTCACGGCGGCCAACGGCAGATACGTCTCCATCCGGCAGG GCGTCAACGTCTCGGCGAACCAGGACGAGGAGCTGAACCACGAGACCTTCCAGCTCCAGATCGACCGCGACACCAACAAGTGCAGCCTGCACACCAACACCGGCAGCTACTGGACTCTCGTGGCTCATGGGGGCATCCAGGCCGTGGCCACCGAAGT TGCTGCCAACACCATGTTCGACATCGAGTGGCGCGGGCGGCGGGTGGCCCTGCGTGCCAGCAACGGCCGGTACGTCTGCACCAAGAGGAACGGGCAGCTGGCGGCTGTCAGCGACGCCGTGG GGGAGGATGAGGAATTTACCCTGAAGCTGATCAACCGCCCGATGCTGGTGCTGCGGGGCGAGCACGGCTTCGTCTGCTACCACCGCGGCTCCAACCTGCTCGACTCCAACCGCTCCGTCTACGACGTCTTCCACATCAGCTTCAGCGATGGTGCCTACCAGATCCGAGGTGGGCGAGGGGGT TTCTGGTACGTGGCAAACAGCGGGTCGGTGTGCAGTGATGGGGACCTCTCCGAGGATTTCTTCTTCGAGTTCCGGGAGCGGGGACGCGTCGCCATCAAAGGGAAGAACGGCCGGTATCTACGCGGGGACCCGGCTGGCACCCTGCGCGCCGACAGCGAGTCCGTGCTGCGGGCCACGCTCTGGGAGTACTGA
- the FSCN2 gene encoding fascin-2 isoform X2 — translation MPTNGIHQVLKIQFGLINCESRYLTAESFGYKVNASAPSLKRKQIWTLEQDEADSSVVFLKSHLGRYLGADKDGKVRCEAEQPGRDERFSIITQSDGRWALQSAPHRRFFGGREDRLSCFAPSVTEGELWTVHLAMHPQANLLSVSRRRYAHLSAHEDEIATDSNLPWGVDALITLCFQDKKYSLRTADERYLRCDGTLVPEPGARTGYTLEFKAGKLAFKDCDGKYLAPTGPTGTLKSGRSSKPGKDELFDLEESHPQVVFTAANGRYVSIRQGVNVSANQDEELNHETFQLQIDRDTNKCSLHTNTGSYWTLVAHGGIQAVATEVAANTMFDIEWRGRRVALRASNGRYVCTKRNGQLAAVSDAVGEDEEFTLKLINRPMLVLRGEHGFVCYHRGSNLLDSNRSVYDVFHISFSDGAYQIRGQGGKFWYVANSGSVCSDGDLSEDFFFEFRERGRVAIKGKNGRYLRGDPAGTLRADSESVLRATLWEY, via the exons ATGCCAACGAATGGGATCCACCAGGTCCTGAAGATCCAGTTCGGGTTGATCAACTGCGAGAGCCGGTACCTGACGGCGGAGAGCTTCGGCTACAAGGTGAACGCCTCGGCGCCCAGCCTGAAGCGCAAGCAGATCTGGACGCTGGAGCAGGATGAAGCCGACAGCTCCGTCGTCTTCCTCAAGAGCCACCTGGGCCGGTACCTGGGTGCCGACAAGGACGGGAAGGTGCGGTGCGAGGCCGAGCAGCCGGGCCGGGATGAACGCTTCAGCATCATCACCCAGTCGGACGGGCGCTGGGCGCTGCAGTCGGCCCCGCACCGGCGTTTCTTCGGGGGCCGGGAGGATCGGCTCTCCTGCTTCGCCCCCAGCGTGACGGAGGGGGAGCTCTGGACCGTGCACTTGGCCATGCACCCCCAGGCCAACCTGCTGAGCGTCAGCCGCCGCCGCTACGCCCACCTCAGCGCCCACGAGGACGAAATCGCCACCGACAGCAACCTGCCCTGGGGGGTGGACGCCCTCATCACCCTCTGCTTCCAGGACAAGAAGTACAGCCTGCGCACCGCCGACGAGCGCTACCTGCGCTGCGATGGCACGCTGGTACCCGAGCCCGGCGCCCGCACTGGCTACACCCTTGAGTTCAAGGCGGGCAAGCTGGCTTTCAAGGACTGCGACGGCAAATATCTGGCACCCACGGGGCCCACCGGCACCCTCAAATCCGGCCGCAGCTCCAAGCCGGGGAAAGATGAACTCTTCGACCTGGAGGAGAGCCACCCCCAGGTGGTCTTCACGGCGGCCAACGGCAGATACGTCTCCATCCGGCAGG GCGTCAACGTCTCGGCGAACCAGGACGAGGAGCTGAACCACGAGACCTTCCAGCTCCAGATCGACCGCGACACCAACAAGTGCAGCCTGCACACCAACACCGGCAGCTACTGGACTCTCGTGGCTCATGGGGGCATCCAGGCCGTGGCCACCGAAGT TGCTGCCAACACCATGTTCGACATCGAGTGGCGCGGGCGGCGGGTGGCCCTGCGTGCCAGCAACGGCCGGTACGTCTGCACCAAGAGGAACGGGCAGCTGGCGGCTGTCAGCGACGCCGTGG GGGAGGATGAGGAATTTACCCTGAAGCTGATCAACCGCCCGATGCTGGTGCTGCGGGGCGAGCACGGCTTCGTCTGCTACCACCGCGGCTCCAACCTGCTCGACTCCAACCGCTCCGTCTACGACGTCTTCCACATCAGCTTCAGCGATGGTGCCTACCAGATCCGAG GCCAGGGGGGCAAGTTCTGGTACGTGGCAAACAGCGGGTCGGTGTGCAGTGATGGGGACCTCTCCGAGGATTTCTTCTTCGAGTTCCGGGAGCGGGGACGCGTCGCCATCAAAGGGAAGAACGGCCGGTATCTACGCGGGGACCCGGCTGGCACCCTGCGCGCCGACAGCGAGTCCGTGCTGCGGGCCACGCTCTGGGAGTACTGA